GGTGTTCCTGCCGACCGGGGTGCTGCTGGCGGCCGAGCGCCGGATCCGCCGCCTGGCCGGGCATCCCGGGGCCGTACCCTCGGTGGGATGAGCGGAACGGGAGTGCCCCACCAGGGCGAGCAGTACGACGACGCCTTCGTGCCGGAGGACCGCGAGGTCGGCGTCGGCCCGCACCCCGGGCCCTGGCCGGCCGATCCGCGGCTGGACCCGGAGCTGCTGGCCGCCGGGGACCGCCGCAACGTGGTGGACCGCTACCGCTACTGGACCCGCGAGGCGATCGTCGCCGACCTGGACACCCGCCGGCACGGCTTCCACGTGGCCGTGGAGAACTGGCAGCACGACTTCAACATCGGTTCCGTGGTGCGGACGGCCAACGCCTTCCTGGCGCAGCAGGTGCACATCGTGGGCCGCCGCCGCTGGAACCGGCGCGGCGCCATGGTGACCGACCGCTACCAGCACGTACGGCACCACGACTCGGTCGCCTCGCTGGCCTCCTTCGCCGCCGGGCACGGGTTGCCGATCATCGGCATCGACAACCTGCCCGGGGCGGTGCCGCTGGAGACCTTCGAGCTGCCCGAGCGCTGCGTGCTGCTGTTCGGCCAGGAGGGTCCGGGTCTCACCGAGGAGGCCTGGAAGCACTCCGCCGCGGTCTGCTCGATCGCCCAGTTCGGCTCGACCCGCTCGATCAACGCCGGGGCCGCCGCCGCCATCGCCATGCACGGGTGGATCCGCGCGCACGGCGATGTGGCGGGGGCGGTCAGCTGAACAGCAGCCGCCAGGTGTGCGGCCCCGGGTAGCCGTCGGCCTCGGCGCCGCGCCAGCCCTGGGCCTGCTGGAACGCCTGGACGTTGAGCCGGTCGGCCTCCGACCAGCTCTGGCTGGGCCCCTGCCGGTAGTTGCGGCCGAAGCCGCGCTTCACCAGCTGTTGGCCGAGCTGCAGCACGTACGGGTTGACCTTGCCGGGGCCGAACTTGTCCGCGCCGGGGAAGGCGGGGACGGCCGGCGCGGTCGGGGGCGGGGGAGGCGTCGCCGGGGCGGCCGCGGGCGGGATGTCCTTGCCCTTGCCGTTCACCAGGTAGTCCCAGGTGTCCTTGCCCGGGTAGCCGTCGGCCTCGGCGCCGCGCCAGCCCTGGGCGAGCTGGAAGGCCTCGGTGGCCTTGCGGTCGGCCTCGCCCCAGTCGGGGCTGGGGCCCTCGTGGTAGAACCGCGCGCCGCCGCGCTTCACCAGCATCTCGCCGAGCCGCTGGACGTACGGGTTGACCTTGCCGGGGCCGAACTTGTCCGCGCCGGGGAAGGCGTCGGGGGCCGGCTGGGGGGTGCTCAGGCCCTTGTAGCGGTAGGGGACGTAGGAGCCGGAGTTGCTCCAGTACGCGTAGGGGGTGGAGCGCTTGGTGGTGCCGGGGCGGGTCTGCTCGTAGGCGACGTACCGGGTGCGGGTGGAGTCCGTCCAGCCGCCGAAGAGCACCGTGTGGGAGCCGGCGCCCGGGTTGGTCGGGTTGTTGTAGATCAGCGCGTCGCCGGGCTGGAGGTCGTTCTTGGAGATCCGCTCGGCGAACTGCGGCAGGGTCCAGGTGGTCTGACTGCTGCCCAGGCCCCAGGCCATCGAGACGTACCCGGAGCAGTCCTGGCGGTAGCCGTCCGACCAGTAGCGGCTCATGCTGTACGGCACCTGCTGGTCGACCCAGGTCTGGGCACGGCGGAGGATCTCGGCGCGGGTGGTGGCGGGCTGGGCCGCCGCGGCTCGGCGGGTCTCGGCGGCGGGGGCGTCTCCGTACAGGTCGCTGACCTCGCCCTGGGGGGCGTCGGGTATCCCCTGCCCGCTGTCGCTGGTGTCGCCCGTCCGGGGTCCGGTGGCGGCTATCGCGCCGGTGGCGCCGCCGAGGACGGTGCCCACCGCGGCCACCAGGACGGCGGCACGCCGGGCGCCCCGGGCCGACGGGTGTCCGCCGTCCCGGGGGTGGGCCGCGCGGAGCCGGGCCAGCCTGCGGGCGGAACAGCCGGCGCAGGAGCAGTTCTGGTCCGGCTCGACGTCGCTGAACTCCATCAGCACGTTGATCCCTGCCTTTCCGTCATGGAATCGGCATACGTTCCACGGGAGCGGAGGGAACATCAGCTGATTAGTCATAAAATGCGACGAATGGGGTAACCGGTGGGCCGGTCCGAGCTACCCCGCGAGGGGCGGGTTGGCCGGGGAGTATTCGGGATCGGTCCAGCTCAGCTGTGTGGCGTGGGCGAGTTCCACCACCCGCCGGATCTCGAAGTCCACCGCGGGGGCGGCCGGGTCCGTCCAATCCACCTCGGCGCGGCCGGTGAGCTGGAGGGTGCCGCCGGTCTCCCAGTCGGACAGGAGGAGGCCGGCCCGGGGCTCGACCTCCAGGTTCCCCAGGGTCATGAACATGGAGTTGCCGGGGTACTCGGGCCAGCGCAGCCGGCCCGGGCCGAGCACTGAGACGAAGCCCGGGTTGCCGCCGCGGTGCGAGGCGTCCACCGAGCCGTCCGGGCCGACGCTGGCGATGAAGAAGGTGTCGGCGGTGGAGACGGCCAGCTGCTGGGCGGTCGTCAGCTCCTCGCCGACGGTGGCCGGCGTGGGCCGGGCGGGCAGGTCGACCGGACTGCGGCGCTGGATGTACTTGGGGCAGTTGGCGTACACCTGGTCGGCCTCGATCACCAGGCCGTCGCGGCCGTCCGGCCGGGAGCGGCCGTTCACCCGCATCCGGCGGCGGCTGGCCGGGTCCAGGGCGATGGTGCCGACCGGGGCAGGGCGGGCCAGCACCCCGGCGAGCGGATCGCCGGGGACGGGTGCGGCCGCCACCGCCAGGGTGTGCGGATCCGCGGCGCGCAGGAAGCCGGGCGCGCCGCTGAGCAGGCCGGCCCAGACCCGTCCGGCCGGGTCGGCGGCGCCCACCACCAGGGTCCGCCGCTCGGTGAGGAACTGGGCGGCCACCGGGGGGATGGTGCGGCCGACGGACCGGCCCACGTGGTCGGAGCGGTCGGTCACGCCGGTGCGCAGCTGCACCGCGCGCTCGCCGGGGTGGTACGGGCTGGTCGTGGTCACGGCGGGACCTCCTGCTGCCGCGGTGGTCGGTCCGGGCGGGGACTGGGGTGTGCCTCAGAAGAACCCGCAGGTGGGGGCCTCGGTGCTGGGGGCGGCGGCCCCGGTGGCGTCCACCCCCTCGGGGGTGAAGATCTCCAGGCGGGTGCCGTCCGGGTCGTGGAAGAAGATGCCGCCGGAGGTGCCGCCCTCCCGGTGCGGCACCACGCCGTCGTACCGGAACCCGGCGCCCAGCTCCTTGAGCACCCGCTCCGCCTCGTGGACCTCCTCCAGGGTGTCCACCTGGAAGGAGAGGTGGTGCAGGCCGGGCCGGGTGGTGTCGTGGGTGCCGGTGGACTGCTGCCAGAGCGTGACCACCAGCCGGCCGTCCCGGCCGAGCAGGGCGAACGGCGAGGGCGTGGTGCTCTCGGTCACCGTCTCCAGGCCCAGGACGCGCCGGTAGAAGGCGACCGAGCGGGGCAGGTCGGTGACGTTCAGGCCGATGTGACCGGTCTGCAGGGACTTCATGGCGGCACTCCCGAGCTCGACTAACCGTTACTAGTGACAGTAATGGTTAGTCGCTCGATGGGTCAACCGGTATGAAGTTCTGTAGCGGTTAGGTGTGGGCTACTCCCACTGCCAGCGGATGCCGACCTGGCCCGGCTGCTGGTCCGGCGACAGGACGTGCGCGCTGGCCGAGGCACCGATCCACAGCTGCTGGCGGTTGCGGTCCACCTCCTCGCCGGGCGCCCGGTCGAAGCGCTCGCACTGAGCCGGGACGGTGGACGGCTCGAAGTGCACCTGCAGCACGTACTCGCGCACCGGGACGGCGAAGAACCGCCCGTAGTCGGTGGTCGGACCGGAGTCCGGGACGGTGACCTCGTACTCGAAGACCGTGCTGTCGCCCAGGCCCAGCGGCCGGTCCAGCAGCAGCTCGGCGACCAGCAGGCCGCTCTCCGGGCGGCGCCGGACCCGGCCCAGCCGAGCGTGCCGCACCGAGTTGATCTCGGGGCAGACCTTCACCCCCTCGTCCGCCTTGTGCACCACCACGTGCCGGCTCACGTCGGGCACGGTGGCCCGCACGACCTGGCGCATCCGCAGCAGGTGGCCGCGGCGGTTGGCGTCCACGAAGTAGGAGTCGTGGATCGACAGCCGCTCCAGGTCGCCGGTCGGCGGCGCGTCCAGCTCCTCGAAGATCTCGGCGATCTCCTGCTCGCCGGGCCACACCTGCTCGACCCTCAGGCTGTCCGGGGCGGTCTGGGTGACCCAGCGTCCGCGCGGCCGCGGCGGGCCGAGCAGCGAGGTCAGGCTGCCCACCCGCAGGCCCAGCAGCTCCTCCAGCAGCTGCACGGCGCGCAGCGAGGCCGCCCGCTCGGGCTGGCTGCGGCCGCGCCGCCAGTAACTGAGTGTGGTGATGCTCACCCTGACGCCCTGTTGGGCGAGGGCGGACCTGATCCGGTCCAGGCTGAGGCCGCTGGCCTCGATCGCGGCGTTCAGCACCTCGGCGAAGCCGGCCGGCGGCCCGGAGGAGCCGGGGGCGGCCGGTGCCGGCGTGACCGGGCCGGCCGGTGCCGCCGCGACCGGGGTCGGGGCGGGGGCCGGAGTGCCGTTCGTGCCGGCGCGCGCGGCGGCCTCGGGTCCGGTCTGTCGTTGGCCGACCAGCCGGAGCCGACCGACGTGCTGCGGATGCTGTGAGCCCATGCGGACACCTTCCCCACCAGGCGAGTTCGGCGGGTTCGGCCCGGGCGCTTCCGCGCGCCGGGAGATCGGCCACCGAGCTGTGGGAACCCTACGCAAGGTTGAGAGGTTACGTCATCAACTCGGACATATGACAGTGGTCACGACAAGAAATCCGCAGATCAGCAGCAGTTGAAACATGGAGGAAACACGGGCCCCCGTGCCCGCCCCGACGGTCCGTACACTCGACGGTATGGCTGACCCCCGCGACCCGCGCCCGCTGATCGGCGAACCCCTCTCGCTCGATCTGCTCAACACGCGCTGGCGGGGCACCCCGGTCAACGACCTGCTGACCGACCCGGAGGGCTACGGCATCTGGCTGTCCTCCGCCGGGCTCGCCGAGCGCTGCCCGGCCGACCGGGCCGGACTGGACGCCGTTCTCACCGCGCGCGAGGCGCTGGCCGCGCTGGTCGGCGCCGCCGAGGAGCAGCGGCCGGCACCGCTGGACGCCCTCAACGAGGTGCTCGCCCACGGCCGGATCCGGCACGTCCTGACCTCGGGCGGCCCGGCCGAGACCGTCGAGGTGGACGAGCCGCACTGGCTGGCCGCCTGGCTGGCCGCCGACGACTACCTCGGCCTGCTCGGGCAGGGCGCCCACCGGATCAAGGCCTGCGCCCACTCCACCTGCATCCTGCACTTCTTCGACACCTCGCAGAACGGCCGCCGCCGCTGGTGCTCGATGGCCGTCTGCGGCAACCGCGCCAAGGCCGCCCGCCACTACGAGAAGGTGACCCGCTAGGGGTCCTCGCAGGGCGGGCGCCCCCGGGCTACTGCGGCGTGCCCAGCCAGTGGGTGAGCGCCGCCCGGAGCTCGCCCCGGGTGGGGTCCACGGCCGCCCAGGCGGCGTACCCGTCCGGCCGGACCAGCAGCACGGTGTCCCGCAGCTTGCCGTGCGGATCGGCCGGCGCCGCCGTCACCACCCGGTCCGCCCACGGCTCGGCCACCGACAGCTCGTCGTTGCTCACCAGCACCGCCCGGCCCGCCCGCAGCGCCTCGTACAGCCGCGCCGGGCCGCCCGGGCGGTCCACCGCCAGCCGCAGGTCGGGCACCCGGCGGCCGGCCAGCGGGTGCGAGCCCTTCTCGGCCGGGTACGAGACCCCGATCCCGGAGATCTGCTTGGCGCCGAACTGCGCCACCGGCCCGAGGTGGTCGGCCACGCTGGTCAGCGCCGAACGCAGCGCCCGGGTCGGCCCGTTCTGCGCCAGCGCCACCCGCACCAGCGCACCGGAGCTGCGCAGCACCGCCCGGCCGACCGGGTGACGCTCCGTCTGGTAGGTGTCCAACAGCGCGTCAGGAGCCCGTCCCTGCACCGCCGCGGCCAGCTTCCAGCCGAGGTTGGCGGCGTCCTGCAGGCCGGTGTTCATGCCCTGTCCGCCCGCCGGGGAGTGGCAGTGCGCGGCGTCGCCGGCCAGGAAGACCCGGCCCGAGCGGTAGGTCGGCACCTGCCGCTCGTCGCTGTGGAACCGGGACATCCACCGGGCGTCCCGCAGCCCGTAGTCGCGGTCGAACACGGCCCGGGTGATGTCCGCGATCTCGGAGAGCTCCACCGGGGCGCCGTCGGGCAGCTGCCGGTCCCGGTCCCAGGCGATCACCCGGTACCAGCCGTCGCCGAACGGCGCCAGGAAGGCGAAGCCGGCCTC
The window above is part of the Kitasatospora sp. HUAS MG31 genome. Proteins encoded here:
- a CDS encoding CGNR zinc finger domain-containing protein — translated: MADPRDPRPLIGEPLSLDLLNTRWRGTPVNDLLTDPEGYGIWLSSAGLAERCPADRAGLDAVLTAREALAALVGAAEEQRPAPLDALNEVLAHGRIRHVLTSGGPAETVEVDEPHWLAAWLAADDYLGLLGQGAHRIKACAHSTCILHFFDTSQNGRRRWCSMAVCGNRAKAARHYEKVTR
- a CDS encoding VOC family protein, whose translation is MKSLQTGHIGLNVTDLPRSVAFYRRVLGLETVTESTTPSPFALLGRDGRLVVTLWQQSTGTHDTTRPGLHHLSFQVDTLEEVHEAERVLKELGAGFRYDGVVPHREGGTSGGIFFHDPDGTRLEIFTPEGVDATGAAAPSTEAPTCGFF
- a CDS encoding XRE family transcriptional regulator; amino-acid sequence: MGSQHPQHVGRLRLVGQRQTGPEAAARAGTNGTPAPAPTPVAAAPAGPVTPAPAAPGSSGPPAGFAEVLNAAIEASGLSLDRIRSALAQQGVRVSITTLSYWRRGRSQPERAASLRAVQLLEELLGLRVGSLTSLLGPPRPRGRWVTQTAPDSLRVEQVWPGEQEIAEIFEELDAPPTGDLERLSIHDSYFVDANRRGHLLRMRQVVRATVPDVSRHVVVHKADEGVKVCPEINSVRHARLGRVRRRPESGLLVAELLLDRPLGLGDSTVFEYEVTVPDSGPTTDYGRFFAVPVREYVLQVHFEPSTVPAQCERFDRAPGEEVDRNRQQLWIGASASAHVLSPDQQPGQVGIRWQWE
- a CDS encoding FAD-dependent monooxygenase → MSEKPTDSDVVIVGAGPTGLLMAGDLAVAGVRVTVLEKRAAESNLTRAFAVHARTLEQLDARGLADDLIATGAALGSLRLFGRLRVDLGALPTRFPFVLITPQSNTERLLQERAAKAGAVIVRGAEAVGLRQDAEGVTLTVREGDATTAYRARYAVGCDGVRSAVRDLLGIPFPGESVVNSVVLADVRLEEEPEEVLTVGAGEAGFAFLAPFGDGWYRVIAWDRDRQLPDGAPVELSEIADITRAVFDRDYGLRDARWMSRFHSDERQVPTYRSGRVFLAGDAAHCHSPAGGQGMNTGLQDAANLGWKLAAAVQGRAPDALLDTYQTERHPVGRAVLRSSGALVRVALAQNGPTRALRSALTSVADHLGPVAQFGAKQISGIGVSYPAEKGSHPLAGRRVPDLRLAVDRPGGPARLYEALRAGRAVLVSNDELSVAEPWADRVVTAAPADPHGKLRDTVLLVRPDGYAAWAAVDPTRGELRAALTHWLGTPQ
- a CDS encoding pyridoxamine 5'-phosphate oxidase family protein; translation: MTTTSPYHPGERAVQLRTGVTDRSDHVGRSVGRTIPPVAAQFLTERRTLVVGAADPAGRVWAGLLSGAPGFLRAADPHTLAVAAAPVPGDPLAGVLARPAPVGTIALDPASRRRMRVNGRSRPDGRDGLVIEADQVYANCPKYIQRRSPVDLPARPTPATVGEELTTAQQLAVSTADTFFIASVGPDGSVDASHRGGNPGFVSVLGPGRLRWPEYPGNSMFMTLGNLEVEPRAGLLLSDWETGGTLQLTGRAEVDWTDPAAPAVDFEIRRVVELAHATQLSWTDPEYSPANPPLAG
- a CDS encoding TrmH family RNA methyltransferase, with translation MSGTGVPHQGEQYDDAFVPEDREVGVGPHPGPWPADPRLDPELLAAGDRRNVVDRYRYWTREAIVADLDTRRHGFHVAVENWQHDFNIGSVVRTANAFLAQQVHIVGRRRWNRRGAMVTDRYQHVRHHDSVASLASFAAGHGLPIIGIDNLPGAVPLETFELPERCVLLFGQEGPGLTEEAWKHSAAVCSIAQFGSTRSINAGAAAAIAMHGWIRAHGDVAGAVS
- a CDS encoding peptidoglycan-binding protein — encoded protein: MEFSDVEPDQNCSCAGCSARRLARLRAAHPRDGGHPSARGARRAAVLVAAVGTVLGGATGAIAATGPRTGDTSDSGQGIPDAPQGEVSDLYGDAPAAETRRAAAAQPATTRAEILRRAQTWVDQQVPYSMSRYWSDGYRQDCSGYVSMAWGLGSSQTTWTLPQFAERISKNDLQPGDALIYNNPTNPGAGSHTVLFGGWTDSTRTRYVAYEQTRPGTTKRSTPYAYWSNSGSYVPYRYKGLSTPQPAPDAFPGADKFGPGKVNPYVQRLGEMLVKRGGARFYHEGPSPDWGEADRKATEAFQLAQGWRGAEADGYPGKDTWDYLVNGKGKDIPPAAAPATPPPPPTAPAVPAFPGADKFGPGKVNPYVLQLGQQLVKRGFGRNYRQGPSQSWSEADRLNVQAFQQAQGWRGAEADGYPGPHTWRLLFS